The following are from one region of the Hemitrygon akajei chromosome 6, sHemAka1.3, whole genome shotgun sequence genome:
- the LOC140729568 gene encoding ATP-sensitive inward rectifier potassium channel 11-like, translating into MLARKDLVPEEYVLRLVEDVSRPRYREKQRKVRFINKNGACNVAHTNIREQGRFLQDVFTTLVDLKWRHTLLIFTMSFLCSWLLFAMIWWLIAFAHGDLNGAAPPAVPCITSLHSFTSAFLFSIEVQVTIGFGGRMITEECPAAITVLIAQNIVGLVINAIMLGCIFMKTSQAHRRAETLIFSKFAVISPRDGRLCLMFRVGDLRKSMIIGASISVQVVRRTTTTEGEVQPLRQIDVLLDNPVGGGAIFLVSPLIIAHVIDRDSPLYHLTAADLQRQDFEVVVILEGVVETTGITTQARTSYLADEILWGHRFVSVVSEDDGRYSVDYSKFGNTVKVPTPPLGAQQLEQEQAVGSEGRVAAFDISPGARRRSSTPPTQ; encoded by the coding sequence ATGTTGGCCAGAAAGGACCTCGTCCCCGAGGAGTATGTACTGCGGCTGGTGGAGGACGTGTCGCGGCCACGCTACCGGGAGAAGCAACGCAAGGTACGCTTCATCAATAAGAACGGCGCCTGCAATGTCGCGCACACCAACATCCGAGAGCAGGGCCGCTTCCTGCAGGATGTCTTCACCACACTGGTGGACCTCAAGTGGCGCCATACACTGCTCATCTTCACTATGAGCTTCCTATGCAGCTGGCTGCTCTTCGCCATGATCTGGTGGCTGATCGCCTTCGCGCACGGCGACCTGAACGGCGCCGCGCCGCCCGCCGTGCCTTGTATCACCAGCCTGCACTCCTTCACCTCAGCCTTCCTCTTCTCCATCGAGGTGCAGGTCACCATCGGCTTCGGCGGCCGCATGATCACCGAGGAATGCCCGGCTGCCATCACCGTTCTGATCGCGCAGAACATCGTGGGGCTGGTCATTAACGCCATCATGCTGGGCTGCATCTTCATGAAGACGTCGCAGGCGCACCGGCGCGCCGAGACGCTCATCTTCAGCAAGTTCGCCGTCATCTCGCCGCGGGACGGCCGCCTCTGCCTCATGTTCCGCGTGGGCGACCTGCGCAAGAGCATGATCATCGGAGCCAGCATCAGCGTGCAGGTGGTGCGGCGCACGACCACGACCGAGGGCGAGGTGCAGCCGCTGCGTCAGATCGACGTGCTGCTCGACAACCCGGTGGGCGGCGGCGCCATCTTCCTCGTCTCGCCGCTCATCATCGCGCACGTTATCGACCGCGACAGCCCGCTCTACCACCTGACGGCCGCCGACCTGCAGCGCCAGGACTTCGAGGTGGTCGTCATACTCGAGGGGGTGGTCGAGACCACTGGCATCACCACCCAGGCCCGCACCTCCTACCTGGCCGACGAGATCCTGTGGGGCCACCGCTTCGTGTCGGTGGTGAGCGAGGACGATGGCCGCTACTCGGTTGACTACTCGAAGTTCGGCAACACTGTCAAGGTGCCCACGCCGCCCCTCGGCGCCCAGCAGCTGGAGCAGGAGCAGGCCGTCGGGAGTGAAGGACGGGTCGCCGCCTTCGACATTTCTCCCGGGGCGAGGAGGAGGTCCTCAACCCCCCCAACCCAATGA